Part of the Actinomycetota bacterium genome, GTCCGCCGTTTGCCGGAATCGCCCTGCCAGTGGCGGGAAGTTCCTTCCGTCCCCTCGCTTCGCTGGGTAGCCTCAGACCACAGCACCCGGTTCCGGCCGATTCTATACCCACGACTCGGAGGCTGATGCGATGCCGGCAGGTCCATCCACATGCCCCGGAAACGACCGCAGATCTCTGACCGCTGGCTTGTACAAGTGTCTCGAGTGCGGCACAGAGGTCGAGATGTTCTCCGACGAACTGCGCCGCCGTTGCCCATCGTGCGGCACGATGGTGGTCAAGGAGCAGGCTCCAAGCTGTATCCTGTGGTGTGAGCACGCCAGAGAGTGCATCGGCGAAGAGCGTTTCCGGGCGCTCACGGCCCTTTCGGACGAACCCACCGGACCCGACGCGTAGCATCTCCAACCCAGCGACCCCCCTACTCGGACACCACGCGTAGGTGTCCGTCGCTTTTGTGGACGTTAGACAACGTACCGTGCGGATCGACCGGGAAAACGAGGGAGAAGAAGGAGAGTGAGTCGATGAAGTCGGATTTGGAGATCGCCCAGGAAGCGACGTTGCGGCCAGTCATCGAAGTAGCCGCCGAGATCGGCATCGGCGAGGACCATCTCGAGTTGTACGGCAAGTACAAAGCGAAGATCTCGCTCGACGTGCTCGACGCGCTCG contains:
- a CDS encoding phosphohydrolase, which gives rise to MPAGPSTCPGNDRRSLTAGLYKCLECGTEVEMFSDELRRRCPSCGTMVVKEQAPSCILWCEHARECIGEERFRALTALSDEPTGPDA